A region of the Saccharomyces eubayanus strain FM1318 chromosome V, whole genome shotgun sequence genome:
CCTTCATCGCAGGCGTCTGTGTTAATCTGCCCTTTCTGAACTATYCAGATGCCTTAATTTTGTACTGACTGTTGGTgtcttatttatttggaGAACCTCGATCAACYTCGCCCGATCGCCATATTTGGTGACGGATCCCCAAGGAATCGTGTCATCTTCGGAGAAAAATAGTCATATCCAGTTTTACCAGGTGCTTTAACTGCCTTAAGTGGTACCCTATATATTTACTGGGGACAAGATTTTGGTAAAACTGATCTCAAAAACCGAACCGACTCGTCGAAGAATACGGGGATGTTGAGATAAGAAACAACTGTGCTATAAGTAAGAAGGCCTACGATGAGATGAAGAAACGCTTAGGGGCTGTCGCACTGTTCTCCCAGCATGCCATAAGCTTGAgcaaaagatgaaaatttgTCCTCTCAGAAAACACAAGGAACAGTTTGTAACGAAAATTCCTACGGCTTCAAAAAACACGTTTACTTTTTATGCTAATAGAGCAAGAATAAGATGGCCGTTTAAGTTCAAAAGAGCCAACTACGTCCATTGGTTCGTACAATCTCACATATTATTcatttcaagaatttttcgtctttaTTCTGCACCAATAAATTTCCCAGTCCAACATGATCGACAAGAGGCGTAACAATAGTTCCTAACTAAAGATATCTGAATARgaaatgaagaaaaatccaacGAAGAGGTGAggaaaagttgaaaaaataatattttctgttttagCTGTTTAGGCAGTCAAACCTTTTTATGGTTTAATATAGTTGTTTTTtcctattttcttttttttttttttcttttgtttttgtcttttctattTCAGCTGACTTAATGGACCCTCAAACGCAAACGCAAAATAACTCCTTTTTCGTACAGTTCCTCGCATTCCGTATACCAAATAAGGACACAAGTTTTTCGATATCGTCAAATGCAAATGTATCTACGGACTATCAGCTCCTAGTTTTCAAGTCCGAAAGGGGGCTGGGTAACTAGACACGAATTGCTATTGGTCGTAAGTCAGCCGCAAAAATCTGTTCAAGCTAACAATTGCACCCAAATGYGGTACAAATAGGGCTATGGAAACTTCCATTGTTCCCAATTGCACCCCCTGTGGCTTTTGAGAGGTTAAGGGTCCATGCCGGCATGATGGAATTAAGTTGTTTAAAAGAGATGAAGTCAGAAAATTTGACAGAAGGATAATATAGAAAGTAGTACTTGCGTATGTATCTCGGAATATGATGGAAACAGATCCGTCTAAAAATGACACTTTGGACGATAAAAGCACTGTCRGTTACRGCGAAAAGGCAGAAACTGATGTTGGTAAGCCTACCGCGTCCGGCTTACGTCGTATAGATGCTGTCAACAGGGTCTTGTCTGACTATGGCTCTTTCACAGCTTTTGGAGTCACGTTCAGTTCACTCAAGACCGCTCTACTAGTAGCCCTGTTTTTGYAGGGCTACTGTACTGGACTTGGTGGGCAGATTTCGCAATCGATACAAACGTACGCTGCTAACAGCTTTGGGAAGCATTCGCAGGTTGGATCAATCAATACCGTCAAATCAATCGTAGCTTCTGTTGTCGCTGTGCCATATGCACGTATGTCGGACCGATTTGGGCGTATGGAATGCTGGATCTTTGCGCTCGTGCTCTACACTGTGGGGGAAATTATTTCAGCCGCTACTCCAACTTTTGGCGGACTTTTTGCGGGTATTGTCATACAACAGTTTGGTTATTCTGGATTTCGTCTTCTTGCTACAGCATTGACGGGAGATCTATCTGAATTGAGAGATCGTACGTTTGCCATGaacatatttttgattccCGTGATTATAAACACATGGGTAAGCGGAAATATTGTTAGCTCGCTGGCTGGTGATGTCGCACCGTTCAAATGGCGTTGGGGCTATGGAATTTTCTGCATTATTGTACCCTTCTCTACCTTAATCTTGGCCCTTCCTTATGCATATGCTCAGTACATTTCCTGGCGCAGCGGAAAGCTACCACCATTCagattgaaagaaaaagggcaGAATCTGCGTCAAACGCTCTGGAAGTTTGTGGAAGACATAAATCTGATTGGAATTATTCTCTTTACTGCCTTCTTAGTGCTACTACTATTACCTCTCACGATAGCAGGTGGTGCCACGTCCAAATGGAGAGAAGGTCATATTATTGCAATGATTGTTGTTGGCGGCTGCTTRGGCTTTATCTTCCTAATTTGGGAGTTACGATTTGCCAAGAATCCGTTTATCCCACGAGTATATCTGGGCGATCCAACTATCTATGTTGCACTGGTGATGGAATTTGTATGGCGTCTAGGTCTACAGATCGAGTTGGAGTATTTGGTCACTGTGTTGATGGTAGCGTTCGGAGAATCAACTTTGAGAGCGCAGCGGATAGCTCAGCTTTACAATTTTCTGCAGTCATGCACTAATATTGTTGTGGGTATTATACTGCATTTCTATCCYCATCCTAAACTATTTGTGGTTGCTGGATCGCTTCTCGGTGTTCTTGGAATGGGTCTTTTGTACAAATACCGGGTGGTRTACGACGGAATTTCGGGTCTTATTGGCGCTGAGATTGTGGTTGGTATAGCCGGTGGTATGATACGTTTTCCTATGTGGACGCTGGTGCATGCTTCAACCACGCACAACGAGATGGCAACTGTCACAGGGCTACTTATGTCAGTCTACCAAATCGGAGATGCGGTGGGTGCTTCTATTGCCGGTGCAATATGGACTCAGCGCCTGGCAAAGGAGCTGATACAGCGACTCGGCTACAACTTAGGTATGTCGATCTACAAATCACCACTCAACTatctaaaaaaataccCTATTGGATCTGAAGTTCGTGCTCAGATGGTGGAATCCTACTCGAAGGTTCAACGCTTATTGATAATTGTGTCAATTTCATTTGCAGCTTTCAATGCYRTTCTYtgcttttttttgcgtGGCTTCACCGTAAACAAGAAGCAAAGCTTTTCCACRGAAGAACGAGAGAAAGAGAARCTCAAAATCACACAGCAATCATGGCTCCGTCGTGTGATTGGATATTGAACTGGAGACTACTAGCCATCCTGATATAGGATAAAGCATCTTTCCTGAAAGAGATATCTCTTTGACGTAGTGACGGCTAATATAAGTAATTAATAAATACGTGTAACAATATCATACTATAAGctgaaaggaaaaacagtaaaaattttcaatcatttttttatccaaGCGAATATCTATAAACTCATTTCAGTAATATTGTAACTTTAAATGCGTATGGCCAAATAAATTCTTAATTAGATATCTTCGCCTGTCATTACGCactgttttcaaataaaaatgcaaagaaaTGTTACRTGRWGCACTTTATTAGGTCTAKGACAGRCAAATGGCCCCAGAGGAATGTTTATAATTATTGCATACTGTAAGACTGCTTGAGRCCTCAGTTATTTAGTTTYAAGTGCTGTGTATTTGGAATTCATACTCCTCATARTTGGGAGTGATTCTGTCCACATCATGAAAACTGTYTCAATCTCCaaataaaaacgaaaaattggGTCAACTCAGAAGACCAACTAACCCCATAAAATTCAGACGTTGYTTATTTTACGAGCAATCAACATCGAAATTGTCGGATCAGCGAATAcatgaaatttttattaGCCCATACCCGCAAGTCTGAACATTTTACACAATAATTAATTTTCAACAACGTGCAAATATGTATAATAACAAGCATCATAAACAGAGCTCATTTGGTATCAGATATTGTTCCGTAAGCCAgccatcttcttccttttggATCAGTCACTCTTtctaaaaaatcttttatGTAAAACTTTCTCATTCATAGGTCAGTATATCTCACTGTAAGAAGAGATTTATTTTAAAACACGCCACATGtgatgatttgattttgagagGTGTGTGAATATTGAGGCAAGTGTTGAGGTTTCATTGTTAATCAAGGCTATAATACTAAGTAGAGAGAATATACTAGAAGTCCCCTTCGAGGATATAAAAATCCGCAAAATGTTATCGACAATTCTACATATTTacattattatttcttcttccatttcACCTGTTAATATTCATTTACACCATCAACCCTTGCGCTTCGGCTTCCATTTAGCCTGATGACTATTTCTCATCGTTCGTGCcatctcttcttttaccGTATACGATAGTATACTAGCAATGTAAATACTATTCCGTAGACGATAGTTGTTTCTTATTCCAACAGATTTTATCAACAACTTTTATGATGGCGTACAAACCTCTAGAAGTTGACGATATACGACTCCCAACACATGTATACTATTTTGTACAATCTCAAGAAAGCGAAAGTAcggttttatttttcctcGGCGATCGTTTAGAGCACTTCAAATAAAGGCTTAGATGACAATAAGGCTCTGACCGGAGGGTCCAAATGTCAGATTCAGATATTTCCTTCGCCCGGAAATGTAAATTTCACAGGCAAAAAAAGGGTTTTTCTAGGCACCTTGGCACCCCTATAATTAGCGTTCTCACATCCCCCCACATACGAATAGATATAGGCGCCATAAAACAATACCATCGCATACGAAACCTRTGAGAGATACGTGCATCGTTCAAGAACAAGCGCATCTCcataataatgatgaaacGGTACGAAAGATRGGATATGAAGGATTGAGATGCGAGATAAGAAATGGGCATCAGTGAGCGATTCGTTTGAGTAGTGATGACCGGTGAAGGAATGTGTATAAATAGAGCTGCTTTGACTACATGTCCTTGAGAATATGCCTYctctcttttctttccagGTAAGCTTATATCACCACtaacaaacaaaacaaaacaaatacaatGGTCAAATTAACTTCAATCGCTGCTGGTGTCGCCGCCATCGCCGCCGGTGCCTCCGCAACTACCACTCTAGCTCAATCTGACGAAAGAGTCAACTTGGTTGAATTGGGTGTCTACGTTTCCGATATTAGAGCACATTTGGCCCAATACTACCTGTTCCAAGCCGCCCACCCAACTGAAACATACCCAGTCGAAGTTGCTGAAGCCGTTTTCAACTACGGTGACTTCACCACCATGTTGACCGGTATTGCTCCAGACCAAGTCACTAGAATGATCACTGGTGTCCCATGGTACTCCACCAGGTTGAGACCAGCCATCTCCAAGGCCCTATCCAAGGACGGTATTTACACTGTCGCCAAATAGAGACGGACGCCTTTACGAAAAAGATTCCATAGACATTACAAAGTAAcgaatattaaaaaataaaaagccttttttttttttgatgataCAAATACAGTTAACtatataaatgtatattaatattataaacCTATTTGATTAATGACAATATGTAGATACAACAAGTCCAGAAATCAATCACTCTTTTGAGCTTGTTCTCTAAAACAAGAGCTCACGGTATGAAGGTAATGTATACATACACCTTTATGAGACGATCCGAAGAAGGGTAGATTTGGCTCATAAAGGGAAGGAAGCGGTTCTATGGGGTGACAGAAGTGGCCCATGACAGCCGGCCGAGGATGCGTTGCCTAAACATGGTCGCATGACTGTCACATAATCATGTCGGAACGCGCTTCCCGAGAAAAAATGTTCAGCCGCACATGCAGGGTACGTCAGCTGGGCGGCTAGGTAACGCGGTAACAATGAGAGGAGGTAAGATGAGTGAGGCAGATGATGGGTGTGATGTCGGTGAGGCGGTcgttttggttttggaGTATAAGTGAACGGCAGTGTACAGTTTAGGTGTAGTTACGAAGTATAAATTTACATTAGAAGTAGGCGTACAGTATTTTGTAAAGTGTGTGTGGAGGATgaatgaaaagagagaaaatggagtaaaatgtaaaataaaaaatgatatag
Encoded here:
- a CDS encoding SRP1/TIP1 family protein; the encoded protein is MVKLTSIAAGVAAIAAGASATTTLAQSDERVNLVELGVYVSDIRAHLAQYYLFQAAHPTETYPVEVAEAVFNYGDFTTMLTGIAPDQVTRMITGVPWYSTRLRPAISKALSKDGIYTVAK